The following nucleotide sequence is from Xenopus (Silurana) tropicalis mitochondrion, complete genome.
ATCCGTAACCTTCACGCAAACGGCGCATCCTTCTTCTTTATCTGTATTTATCTACACATTGGCCGAGGGTTGTATTATGGATCATTCCTCTACAAAGAAACATGAAATATTGGAGTCATCCTCTTATTCCTAGTCATAGCCACTGCATTTGTCGGATACGTCCTCCCCTGAGGACAAATATCTTTCTGAGGGGCCACAGTAATTACTAATCTTCTCTCTGCTATTCCGTACATCGGAAACGTACTAGTCCAATGAATCTGGGGAGGATTCTCAGTAGACAACGCTACCTTAACCCGATTTTTTGCCTTCCACTTCCTCCTACCTTTCCTTATTGCAGGAGCCAGCATCCTCCACTTACTGTTCCTCCATGAAACTGGATCAACAAACCCCACAGGACTAAACTCGGACCCAGACAAAATCCCATTTCACCCATACTTTTCTTACAAAGACCTCCTGGGATTTCTAATTATACTAACCTCACTAACTCTCCTAGCAATATTTGCCCCGAACCTTCTAGGTGACCCAGAAAACTTCACCCCAGCCAATCCACTTGTTACCCCTCCACACATCAAGCCAGAATGGTACTTCCTGTTTGCCTATGCCATCCTCCGATCGATCCCAAATAAATTAGGCGGAGTCCTAGCCCTAGTCTTCTCAATTCTGATTCTGGCTCTAATGCCCCTCCTGCATACCTCTAAACAACGAAGCCTTATATTCCGACCACTCACACAAATCACCTTCTGAGCCTTAGTAGCTGACACCCTAATCCTCACATGAATCGGAGGACAACCAGTAGAAGACCCTTATATCATGATCGGCCAACTAGCCTCAGTAATTTACTTCGCCATCTTCCTGGTCTTAATCCCCACCATTGGATGAGTAGAAAACAAACTCCTCAACTGATAGTCCTGATAGCTTAACTTAAAGCATCGGTCTTGTAAGCCGAAGACTGGAGGCTAACGCCCTCCTCAAGACTTTCATTTTTGGCAGTTGCCAGCCCCCAATTCGAGGAAGAAGGAATCAAACCTCCACTATTGACCCCCAAAGCCAACATTCTATTTAAATTACCCCTCGAAGCAAAGGATATGCTCTATATACATACTATGCTTATAGAGCATTAATTTTTTAACCCCACGAATAATATTTATAGCTAAAATGAAATATCTAACATAGAGGATATGCTCTATATACATACTATGCTT
It contains:
- the CYTB gene encoding cytochrome b (TAA stop codon is completed by the addition of 3' A residues to the mRNA); its protein translation is MAPNIRKSHPLIKIVNNSFIDLPTPSNLSSWWNFGSLLGVCLIAQIATGLFLAMHYTADTSMAFSSVAHICRDVNYGWLIRNLHANGASFFFICIYLHIGRGLYYGSFLYKETWNIGVILLFLVMATAFVGYVLPWGQMSFWGATVITNLLSAIPYIGNVLVQWIWGGFSVDNATLTRFFAFHFLLPFLIAGASILHLLFLHETGSTNPTGLNSDPDKIPFHPYFSYKDLLGFLIMLTSLTLLAMFAPNLLGDPENFTPANPLVTPPHIKPEWYFLFAYAILRSIPNKLGGVLALVFSILILALMPLLHTSKQRSLMFRPLTQITFWALVADTLILTWIGGQPVEDPYIMIGQLASVIYFAIFLVLIPTIGWVENKLLNW